Within Kutzneria chonburiensis, the genomic segment TAGGCTTGTTCCCAGGAGACACCGAAACTCTCCACCTGCTTTGTCGTCATGGTGGTGACGGTAGGAGTCGCTGGAGACCACGGAACAGCGGAAACCGTGCCGTTGATGCCAAGGATCGTGCCAGCCCGAGGATTGTGGGGAGGTGTTGGATGGCCCGCCGGATCGCGATCCTGGTGCCGCCGCTGGTGAGCCCGCTGGACTACAGCATCGCCGCCAACATCCTCGGCGACCAGCCCGGCTACGAGCTGCTGTCGGCCGGCGATCCTGGGCCGGCCGGGCTGGTGGACGGTGTCGTGATCGTGCCGACCCATCCGCTCGACGCCGTCGACAGCGCCGATGTTGTTGTGGTGCCCGGGTTCGACGGCCCGTACGTGCGGCTGCCGCAGTCCTTCCTCGACGCCATCGCCCGCAGTTACGACCGTGGCGCGACCATCGTCGGCATCTGCACCGGCACGTTCGCCTTGGCCGCCAGCGGGATCACCGCCGACCGTCAGGTCACCACCCATTGGCGTTACGCCGCCGAGCTCCAGAAGTTGTTCCCGGACACCAAGGTCGTGGACAACGTGTTGTTCATCCAGGACGGCACCGTCCTCACCTCGGCCGGCGCCGGCGCGGCCATCGACCTCTGCCTGCACCTCATCCGTGAGGACTTCGGCGTCGACGCCTCCCAGGCCGCCAGCCGTGAGGCTGTCGCCTCGCCCGCCCGCCTCGGCCCGCAACCCCAGTACACCGACGTGCTTTCCCCGCCCAACGCCGATCTTGCCGCGACCCGCGAATGGGCCCTGTCCCGCTTGGCCCAGCCGCTCACCGTCGACGCCATGGCCCGTCATGCCGCCATGTCCCGCCGCACCTTCATCCGCCGCTTCAACGAGGAAACCGGCCTGCCGCCGATGAAGTGGCTTACACTCCAACGCATCCTCGTTGCCCGGCGCCTGCTGGAGACCACCGACTGGTCCGTCGACCGCATCGCCGGCGCCGCCGGCATGGGCTCCGCCGCCAACTTCCGCGTCATCTTCCGCCGGGAGACCGGTTCCCGGCCCAGCGACTACCGCCGCCTGCACCGCGCCGGGTGAGGATTGGTCGGTTTCAGGGCCGGATAGCATGAGCCGAGTGAGTGAGCAGCGTACCGTCGATGCCTATTCCGGCGGCGGCGGTGGCACGATACTGGAACACCGGTATGCCACGATATTGCTGGCGCAACTGCTGCTCGGCGACCCGATCCCCATGCTGGGGGACACTGTTTCACCGGTGCAGATCACGTTCCAGCGACCCGACGTGAGCACCGTCGACGACATCATCGTGACTGGCGAGTTGCCGGGCGGCCGGCGCCGAATGCTCTCGATCGGCGTCCGGCGAGCTCCGAGTTTTGTGCCCAGCGACGAGAAGACGATGGCACTGCTCGGTTCCTATCTCGCTGTCGTGCATGAGCACTGGGCGGAGATCGAGGACGATCGGTGGCGTCTTGGCCTCGTCGTCGCCAGCCACAACACCGACCTGCGGCAGTTGGCCGAGCTGTCCGTCCTCGCCCGCAACATGCCGGACCACCAGGAATTCCGCGCGGTGCGGCTCAAGAAGACCAAGCTGCGCAACCGACTGGCTCAGCTCGACAAGATGGTCGCAAAGGCGGTTGGATCCATCGAGACCACGGTGCCTGTGGAGGAGCTGACCTGGCGCCTGTTGTTTGCGCTGTGGCCGTTGGAAAGCTATCTGGAGGGCATCGAGCAGCACGATCGGACGGCCATGGTCGGT encodes:
- a CDS encoding GlxA family transcriptional regulator: MARRIAILVPPLVSPLDYSIAANILGDQPGYELLSAGDPGPAGLVDGVVIVPTHPLDAVDSADVVVVPGFDGPYVRLPQSFLDAIARSYDRGATIVGICTGTFALAASGITADRQVTTHWRYAAELQKLFPDTKVVDNVLFIQDGTVLTSAGAGAAIDLCLHLIREDFGVDASQAASREAVASPARLGPQPQYTDVLSPPNADLAATREWALSRLAQPLTVDAMARHAAMSRRTFIRRFNEETGLPPMKWLTLQRILVARRLLETTDWSVDRIAGAAGMGSAANFRVIFRRETGSRPSDYRRLHRAG